In the genome of Raphanus sativus cultivar WK10039 chromosome 9, ASM80110v3, whole genome shotgun sequence, the window tgtatcatctcttgtactccaaaatgctccaaaaacatcactttctcacaaaatgctcctgaacctgaaaacatacctaacaggctagaaaacagattaaatatatagtaaaacactagtataccatggttaaaaacgggtgaaatccatggtatatcagctAACAAACCGTAGATAAAAGGAAGTCAAACCATGGAAACTGCGAATCTCAGTTACGGTCGTAGGAACTGGCCATGATCGAACCGCTTCAATCTTGGATGGATCCATTGCTAGTCCTTGCCCAGAAACGACATACCCAAGAAATAACACCTCAGGTACACCAAACTCGCATTTGTGTCTTGCGGCAAACAATTTATCCCGTCGCAACACGCCAAGAACATCACGAATATGTGCCAAATGTTCCTGAATGGAGGAACTGAAGATTAGGATATCGTCAAAATAGACGACAACAAATTTGCCAATAAACGGTCGGAGAGACTGATTCATGATACGCATAAAGGTGCTTGGTGCGTTGGATAACCCAAAAGGCATCACCAGCCATTCAAATAAGCCCTCACGAGTTTTAAACGTTGTCTTCCATTCATCACCAGGACGAATCCGTATTTGATGATAACCACTCTTGAGATCGATTTTAGAAAAAATCGAAGCTGAACCGATTTGGTCTAAGAGATCATCTAGACGTGGGATTGGAAACATGTAGCGAACCGTAATCTTGTTAATGGCTCTACTGTCCACGCACATACGCCAAGTCCCATCTTTTTCGGAATGAGAAGAGCTGGTACCGCACATGGAGATAGGCTTTCGCGAATATGACCTTTGCGGAGCAAGTCCTCGACTTGTCGACGAAGTTCTTCATGCTCATCTGGGCTCAACCTATAGTGTGGACGATTAGGAAGAGTTACACCCGGCACTAGATCGATGTGGTGTTGAATATATCGTAACGGAGGCAACAATGTTGGCAACTCCATTGGGAAGACATCACTAAACTCGTCTAAAACAGCGTCAATGGCACGAGGCATCGGGGAAGAGAGAGACGAAGGGGTTGGGGCCGTGACCAAAGCAAACTCCACACCTTCTTTTTGAAACTCGGACTTAAATGTCTCATCAGAACAAATTAAAGACGCCTGCTTGTGAGGCAGAGCCGGTGATAATGGTGGATTGGTGGGCGTCGGCGCAGATAGTGATGTAGGTAAGTCTTTAGACGGAAGTAGGAGAATTTTGTGAGTGTCCCAGGTGAATTGGTATGTATTATCAGCTCCGTAATGTATTATCTTGCGGTCATATTCCCAAGGTCAGCCCAGTAGAAGGTGACTAATGTCCATAGAAGCTATGTCGCAGTAGATACAATCCTTGTAATAAGGACCGATGGAAAAATGGATAAGAGCACGATGAGAGACACGCAAAGTAACACTCTCGTTAAGCCATCCTAGCGTGTATGGCGATGGATGTACTTCCCGAGTGATTCCAAGTTTGTCAACTGCTTCTTCTGAGATAACGTTTTTGCTACTCCTAGAGTCAATAACAAAAGTGCATATGCGTCCCTTGATAGTGCAAGtagaacaaaaaatatttgtgcGAAGCCACTTGTCGTCCTGAAGCCGTGGTGTGAGACATGTACGGCGCACAACCAGGAGATGCCCACTATCTCCCGCGGTAGGTTGGATGTCTTCTTTATCTTGGTCATCATCTTCCTGAGAATCATAGACATCAAACTCTTTTGCAGCCTCATCCACAAGCAGGCCGCGTCGTGCATTATGAGGGCAAGCAGACATTCTATGACCCTGTTCGCCACAAGAGTAACACCTCAGAGCTGTAGGACGCGTAGATCTCCGAACTTGTTGTTCTTCTTGGTTCACTGGTTTTTGCTGTGAACTCGCGGCGTCATTGGGTTCTTTTAAAGCTGTCGGTGTGGTGCTACTCGGTTGATCTTGACTACGAGTGCGGTTGGACGAGGAGGACCAATTAGAAGTTCGAGATTGTTGTTCAAAAGACGCAGCGCGTCGGTGAGCTTCACCAATTGTTGATGGATCGAATTGTGCCATAGCCGTCTGTAGTTGGGGGCGTAGGCCGCCTATGAATCGTGACACGAGTTGAACTTGACGTCATTAAGCTCATTACGAGTCAGTAGGAGTGAAAATTCCTCAGCGTACTCGTCGACATTGTGGTTGCCTTGGCGCAAGTTCTGTAGCCTTGTGTACATGGTGCGTTCATAATTATGGGGAAGGAAAGTTTGACGTAGATGTTTCGTCAACTTTTCCCATGACTGGATCGGAGGTTTCCCCGTTTGAGAACGAGTAGTTTTCAGCTGTTTCCACCAAGTCGCGGCGTGACCACTAAATCTCATGGCGACGAGAGAGACACGACGAGCCGGAGGTACCTGTTTAAATTCCAGTATTTCTTCAACCGCTATCATCCAATCGATGAGATCATCACCCTTCAAACCACCATGAAATTCTGGAATGTCCACTTTAAAACTATTTTCCCATCGGTGGTCATAGTTATTCCGACGCATATCATCAAGAAAAACGCGGCGATGTTGATCAGCCTCATCTTCTTCGGCTGGGAATTGCTGCTGATGTCGTTGTTGCTGTCGTTGGTCTTGGTGTGGAAGAGGAGGAAAGTATTGCGGAAGTTGTTGCTGGTGTAGTGGAGGAGGAGCACGAGGCTCTCGCTGGTTTTGTTCAACGAGGGCTGTGATTGCGGTGGTTAAAGCGTCGAGACGACTTGTCAAGGTTTCCCCAAGATgcagaattgatgcatgtgtcgCCGTTTGACTCTCGACGAGTAAGGTTCGTAACTCCGTTGCATCCATAGAAGCTCCTTGTGCCGTTTTCTTTGTCATGATCACGAGAGAATAAATTCCCGGAACGTACTGaatctgataccaactgatggaGAGCGGAAGCTATAAAACCTAAAGATCAAGGGTTTGAACGATAGATAGGTAACGTGTTCTTGAAGTTTAATTCAAAAACGGGATAAGGGCGCGAATACTCTTCGCAGTGTTCGTGAGAACTCTTAGGGTTGCGAATACTCTTCGCAGTGCTTTGAGAAAGCTCTTTTAAATAACTAGAAATCTTATTCAAATCAATCTATCTTACAAAAGTCATAGGAGAGTTCTTTATATAAAACTCTTAAACCGTCATTAAAAATCTTTAATCTAATAAAAAGGCAAAACATAAACCTTAAGTAACATTTAAACTACGATACTGCTGCATCAAACTCAATGCTTGAATGAATCAGAGTCACTCTCCCCGGCCCCTCAGGCTGTTGCTTGTAAAGCCATTGACACTGTTGCTGACAAGTGTTATGCTCTCTGCTCTCTTGGTTCAGTCAGAGGTCCCCTTCTTCGAATTTGGCAACCACCGTGATAGGATGCTACAATTCATTATTTCCCTTCTGAATGATCTTTATCACTTTGTGATCcctctcttttttctcttttaattatGTAAGTTGCTGTGTTGCTTCCATGTATCCATTTTACTATTAGTGAAAATGCTTATAAAAAAGTATGTCAGAAAAAACATTGAAACAATAATATCAATTTGAGCGCGCCTTGTGGTCCGGGCCTTTCATGAAACATATTTCGGATTTGATCCTCCTTATGTGAAAACTAAGTTATATTGTTCTTCTCACCACGATCTGTATGAAAATCTGTAAGAGGATCTGTCGTGAACTATACTTTTCATTTGAGAATTAagcatttgtttttaataaaccCGGTTTTAAACTTTTTTCGAAAAAACAATAATATCAAACCGCAAAAACGGTCCAATACCATCAAACATCGATAGGAAACaagttttgtaattttatatttctctcataacaaaacaaattttgtaattttgtatGTCTCATAGCAATATGCAAGTGGGCATGTGTCCTAACCATGTAACCTGTCAGCAACTCATGAAATCAAACAGCTTCCACTAGCAACACTAAAACCCTGTCTCTCTTCCGCTCCTCTATATAATCGCAAACATCAACCTTTACATCAGGGAAAAGGTCCAGGCTTCTAAAGATACGTGATATGATAGAAAAACAATTTTAGTTTTCTATACACATAATATCAGTGGCGGATCTAAAAGTTGTTTTGATCCggggcatatatatatataatttaaaaaatatatatatcccttatatattaaagaagATGCATTGTAATAAATACATTCACACTAAACTTGACACATGTCATACGTAGAAGCATTGTAATAAATATGTTTACACTAAAATGGATACATGTCACGTGTAGAAGCCAAACTCTATATAAATATGTTCACACtatttaattttcgtttttaatataaaactcaCATGCATGATTCCAATAAAACTCATTTTATCCGATTTTTttgaatcaaaataaatatcgaaTCGAaagcaaaattatttttattgtttacagATAGAGCTGCGTAAAGTAttcataaattttgattcgattcgttatccattttgattcaaacaaaaaatcaagatattTGTGTATCTACGAAGAaaatcaaaatactaaaatgcaATATCCATAAAAaagaagcaaatcacaaataccaaTATTTATAGGAACGAATATCCAATTTGATCCGttatttgcatatatatatgcatatatttaaagaattatataagttatatattatagtttatataaattttacaatatttttatttttaaataatttcattttaagaattttattttttatgtgttattttgaaaaaaatatcatttaattttaattaacagTATCTTTATGTATTTTTCAACCATCTTTATATACTTTACATACATATACATTTGCATATTAATGTGAGCACATGAGAACTAAGTATTTACCACAactgaaatatttaatttttttgaagttgaaatatttttttaatgcttCTTTCAATATCGACCAAATTAAAGTAAAATGATttgtataaataatatatgttttcttttttttaactattatcCATTTAGAAACTATAATATGGAATTATTGGTTCGACATCACGCCTATCTAAGATTCATAACATTAAAAACGAATAAATAATTGTAATTTTTGATtatcacaagaaaaaaaaactaaccagATCAAACATTTTAACCTtacaaaccaaataaatattgatttaaaatgGAAGTTATATTTTGAGTGATTAAAACCAACCTAAAACTAAACTGATATCTAGAttaatatcttttttaaaaaaaaataacaaaactaataatcacattccgcgcaaggcgcgggttatcacctggtatttatatataatttatgaacaATATCAACAGGGGcatttgataattttttgtGGGCAACTGCCCCACATTTTGTCCATGTACCTTCGTCAGTGCATAACACAATACACGGAAACCTAGCGAAAGGAGGTCCTCGTGTTTCCTTTGTGAGAAGAAGAGACGGAAATCAGTAAGGCGAAGTCAGGATGATTTCTAGACGCGGCCAGATCAAATCGCTGAAAGCTACAACCGCTTTGCACTCTATTATTTCGGTTTTATCCAAGtctagatgatgatgataatcatCGCCAATTCACCATAATCATCTTGGGTGTTATTCTTAGGGTTCACGTGGGAAAACCAAAAACCCTTTTTTCCTAGCTTGACTCTATTACCATTGACTTAATATTGTCTAATATTGGTCTTCTTGGATTTTCTCCCTTGTATAGTATACTACTGTGATTTGATGCACACTTGCAGTGTAATTATAGAGTTAAAACTCGtaagttttaattttactattataaattaatatgaccaATTCAGATGAAAATATGTTCTCTCGTGATGTATGCCATAACCGATCTTCTGGCTTATTTGTCTTCTAGACCGACCCTATGAAGTTATGGCCCAGGGACCCtctcaaacaaaataaaaatgatttgatgGAGAGAAATCGATCCTCTAAggcataatttttaaaacatcaGATAGATAAGATAGCAGAACCATCCTTGCAATTATTCTAGTATGTATAGCAACATATAGCTTTtgcattattaaaaaaaaaagattatacttttaaagttttgattGGTTAACGGTTGGCGTAACTCTCCCCAATATCATATAAAATGATACAGTTTAGGTTCGAGGTCAGGAAGATCACCCAATCGTGCCACAGACTTTTCCACAAAGAGGTCAATTTCATGTTGTTTTGCATCATCATAAACCTTATCAGTGAAATTCCACAGCTTCTTTTCCACAGTATCATACACCTTTTGCACGATAAAACCAGGGTTATCTCTGCGTTTTGGAAGTTGCTTATGATCTGGAACAAAATTCACCACGCATTTATGCATCACAGATTCTACTGGGAACTCATTACGATGGAAACTGTAGAACAGTTCACGTGGATCATTTACTTCCCAGTTTCCACCATcctttttctttgcttcttCTGGACGATAAAACCAGTGTCCCAGTATCATCATCCTTCCATCTTGTTTTTGGGTAATATcctacccaaaaaaaaaaacagaaagtcTTAGTTGAAAGAACTGATAagcatatatatacaaaagttCAGCAGCACGTACACCAGTACCTTGATAATGGCAATATAAGGCTTTTGAGTATTGTCTTCTGAACGCAACAGCACCGTATCCTCCTGTGCAAGAAAGGAATGTCAGAGAGACTAGTAACAAAGCATCCAGGTGCAAAGGGAAAGCATGATCTAAAACGAAAAACTTTCAGTCTTAAAAAGAGCATCTATGGCTAATAGAGACATCAAAACAAGTCACCAGCTTGTATCTGTCACCCTTGTACTCAAACTGCCCGTAATGAGTTCTTTTCCATCTTCCTCTACTCGTAACTTTAACCGGCTCACCAACCGGTTTCACGTCATCGGGCTTCACTCCCTCAGGAGGCGTCTCGTCGTCCTCAGGTCTCCTTGAGTTCTGTCCCTGAGACCTCGTCTCCGCTACAAAGTCCTCTTCGTCGTCACTGGAGGCCACCTGAATAAACTTCCGACGCGACACCATCTTTCTTCCTCCTCCCTGTGTGAATAAGAGAACAGAGACAATTAATAAGATATGTTGTTGTTTTGTAGAAATATGATAGAACGTAATATACATATCCACACACCTTCTTAACttttgggttttccaaagaggttaaataaataaatatatatatatatatatatatatatactgactCACAGTTTTATAAGCCTAgatttatttccaaaaaaaattggtcaaGTTTATCAATTTGGGATatctttttaagaaaataagaatggtcaaattattatttaggaaaatttattaacaaaaccaaaatttgtCAAAGGTCTTAATAAAAATGGTCAACTTTCTCATTTAGAATATCTTATTCATAATAGATTTTgtcaaagtaataaataaaataaaaggtaatCAGTAAACTACTATGTTTGTACGTAGATATTAGTATTTTGGTTCCTAAAAgataagtttcaaaaaatacaGTCAAGACTGATATTTTTTCACAACAGAAAGTTGATTAacaaatcataatatatattttagtgtttttagtgcttgtttaatattttttgtactttttcagataaaaaattattgagGTTCATCTTCGATTATTTAAatatactttaatatatttttacacaaataaattatctaaaatttaagAAACCAACATATATCCAAATGAGATGTTACTTGAGACAGTGCCGGTAAAATACTTTCGGATGGCCAACGcaaatttttaacattttttaatattttcatctAACATTTTTAAGATTCCAGACCACAAGTGTGACAACCCGTCTTATCCATCGGATCCCAAGTTCACAGTCCTTCAAGGCACCGACCCTAACCCCTCTATTATGAGTTCTCATTAattccataattaggttgttggtgaaaTTCAAACCCATGACCTCACCATTTAACAATGCTCCCATAGGACAAGTTGTCACCAATTGACCTGCAGATCAATTGGTAACAGCTTATCATGTGGGAAAATTGTTAAAGGGAGAGGTAATGGGTTCGAACTTCACCAACAACCTAACTATGGAGTTAATGAGAATTCATAATAGAAGGATTGGGGTCCGTGTCCTGCAGGGCTGAGAACCTGGGGTCCGATGGACAGGACGGGTTGTCACAATAAAAGTGGACTTTTAATGTGACAACTTGTCCCGTGGACCTCACTGTCCCATAGACCCCTggctcacagcgctgcagcacaccgagcacgcttaactctagagttgtaaacggatgtgtgacggaaaaggtaaatcgactttggtgacataggtagccaaatcaattctcttaaatctttccacatatcacaactcggaaTGTTACAACAAGTATATGGTGAACAACAATAAACCTTCGCactgagaaaatatatatatgaacgtGTTCCGATTATTGTATTCAAATCCTTTAGTTCAAGTCTGCCTTTAAACCCTATAAACAGAAGAGAAATATTCAGATCGACACTTTTTTTTATAACCCAGTATCCGACCATGCCATTACAGGAATTTTTTTTAAGCGTCCACTTAAGGGTCCCTGGTTACGCGAAGTGGTCTGGAGGACGAGAAAAGCTCATGTAAATTCTCTCGTGGCCAACGCGGATCGAAACCAGGGCGGGCACTCCAGCCGGagttcctttaccactaggccaataCGCGTTGGTTATTCAGATCGACACTTAGTGAACAATTCATGTCCCCGCAGCATGAGAATCATAGGCTTGTTTGCAGCTTTAAGAAATTGCTTCTCCTTGAATCTTAggtttttgaataaaatgttccAATATCTGCATAATTTGAAaaatcagttcaaaaaaaatatatctgcaTGTGGTATGTAATCTTTTCAGAAGTATACCGAAAACTTAGAGAGTATTTCCTTTTCCAACACATTTGGAAGATCAGacattatcatttttaaaagaaatagaaGAGGTTTTTGTTGATTCAAAATCTGACATCAGCATTGATCTTAGAAACGCTGTTAAAGATGTAAGGTTAGTGGCGAACCTAGTAAAGCCAAGAAGGTGGCAAGTGCCCCcacaaaaaattcaaattttgcATAATAAACctgaaattttagtttttttctcttataaAATATCATACCTTACAGTAAGGTGGATTTATTTATAAGTATGTTATATGGATCCATTGTATCTTATTTTGCATGCATCTATGAATAACTGACATATTAAACTATACGACATTtgttaaataatatagatatgaagTGGTTGTTGAAATATTAAAAGgacattttctttaaaatatgtttGAAGGTTTTAATTAGTGATATGAATTTTGTTGTAGATCTTCCGTTAGTggttatgtatataattaactagggtaaacccgccctacgggcgggtaagcaaataaacataaaatatataactaatttaaaatttaataagaaTTTATAACATAAGTGTACTCttgtaacattattttattgtttttaattatttttacataccttacattttaagaaatcatgaaaacataatttataagtattctatttaattatgagattaggtagaatattatttttgaaactgcaagcattaaaagaaaaatatagaatattttcaattttgtgTTCCATCAAATAtactgattatttttatttttagaactattatttaaacaaaaaaatataaatgaatttttcaattttgtgtATCAATGGATTTTTGAACAATTGGTGCAAAAATAAACAGCAATTATTTGATGATCTAATATTTTGAGCTATtcactaattaaaa includes:
- the LOC108824844 gene encoding uncharacterized protein LOC108824844, with the protein product MVSRRKFIQVASSDDEEDFVAETRSQGQNSRRPEDDETPPEGVKPDDVKPVGEPVKVTSRGRWKRTHYGQFEYKGDRYKLEDTVLLRSEDNTQKPYIAIIKDITQKQDGRMMILGHWFYRPEEAKKKDGGNWEVNDPRELFYSFHRNEFPVESVMHKCVVNFVPDHKQLPKRRDNPGFIVQKVYDTVEKKLWNFTDKVYDDAKQHEIDLFVEKSVARLGDLPDLEPKLYHFI